In Candidatus Defluviilinea proxima, a single genomic region encodes these proteins:
- a CDS encoding methyltransferase domain-containing protein, with amino-acid sequence MPFDHFDVIAPIYARATYSSLDKMRELAGLPVNGRLLDIGGGTGRVVSALLKDVDEVVIADVSMGMLKQTHRSSFRPVCSYSESLPFSDNSFERIIMVDALHHVVDQSASAKEMLRVVKPGGRIIIEEPDIRTFGVKLIALAEKLLLMRSHFLAPLQIASLFPSGGTRVVAEDSSAWVVITK; translated from the coding sequence CTCCGATCTATGCGCGGGCTACCTATTCATCGTTGGATAAAATGCGTGAGTTGGCTGGCCTGCCCGTAAATGGGAGATTACTTGATATCGGTGGTGGCACAGGGCGAGTTGTATCGGCCTTGTTGAAAGATGTAGATGAAGTGGTAATTGCTGATGTTTCGATGGGGATGTTGAAACAAACGCATCGTTCGTCGTTTCGGCCTGTTTGCTCGTATTCAGAATCTTTACCTTTCTCTGACAACTCTTTCGAACGTATTATCATGGTGGATGCCTTACACCATGTCGTTGATCAATCTGCGTCTGCAAAAGAAATGCTTCGTGTTGTCAAACCCGGCGGGCGGATCATCATCGAAGAACCAGATATCCGCACTTTTGGTGTGAAGTTGATCGCACTGGCAGAGAAGTTATTGTTGATGCGAAGTCACTTTCTGGCCCCGTTGCAGATCGCTTCGTTGTTTCCGTCCGGAGGGACAAGAGTTGTTGCAGAAGATTCAAGCGCGTGGGTGGTAATTACTAAATAG